A genomic window from Rhodococcus sp. KBS0724 includes:
- a CDS encoding DUF4304 domain-containing protein produces the protein MEQPTAEQSFATLIKESVVPLLKENGFRKQKLTFRRERDRMIDVVNLQRSAGNSYESIRFYINCGVYSPDFDRITGKPEHQRPAEVDCQYRRRIENIASGIGPHVTVDAETDIPETAGLLRSALTSALTVMGQLHGPDDIARFAESDIDFDVFRYRLAADNIAEAHEQYRRARSQFGAEPRWQRLDELFRQASDPYDFTVGAD, from the coding sequence ATGGAGCAGCCAACGGCCGAGCAGTCATTTGCCACACTCATCAAAGAGAGCGTGGTTCCACTTCTCAAGGAGAACGGGTTCCGGAAGCAGAAGCTGACCTTCCGGCGTGAGCGAGACCGCATGATCGACGTCGTCAACCTGCAACGGTCGGCGGGAAACAGCTACGAATCAATTCGGTTCTACATCAATTGCGGCGTCTACTCTCCGGACTTCGATCGAATCACCGGCAAGCCCGAGCACCAGCGCCCTGCCGAAGTGGACTGCCAGTACCGACGCCGAATCGAGAACATCGCGTCCGGTATCGGACCACACGTGACCGTCGATGCGGAGACCGACATCCCCGAAACAGCTGGCCTGTTGCGCTCCGCGCTCACGAGCGCATTAACGGTAATGGGCCAGCTCCACGGGCCGGACGATATCGCTCGATTTGCCGAGTCGGATATAGATTTTGACGTGTTTCGCTATCGGTTGGCCGCAGACAACATAGCCGAGGCTCACGAACAATACCGACGGGCGCGCTCACAGTTCGGTGCAGAGCCCCGCTGGCAGCGTCTCGACGAGTTGTTCCGGCAAGCCTCCGACCCTTACGACTTCACAGTCGGAGCCGATTGA
- a CDS encoding glutamate--cysteine ligase, whose product MAKTTGPPQSVVKDIPTLGVEEEFLLCDPVTKQPRFRNTEVAAAGRDLGVDLQLELTRCQVETATTVGHHVRDLRDQLWELRVAAADAAARAGCQLLAVGTPFYDPPPHETTHTSRYQRMAGEFGALTAGVMCGCHVHVGVEGRKQAVRIINHLRPWLPTLLSLTANSPISAGVDTGYASWRYIQYGRWPSCGPPPYFESLNHYDTAIETMLEAGVILDPHMVYWDVRVSDHLPTVEIRISDVPATVGETITYATLVHALVVTVMREIAAGCPAPIIDQEVLRAACWRAARDGVAGRALDMDPVRLVPTRQLVRRLLDYVTPMLAEFGELERVTASLETVFDEGNGAMVQRRTLTRSGITDVIDECARRTAGGCDRQTDTALSSS is encoded by the coding sequence ATGGCAAAAACGACCGGTCCGCCTCAATCAGTCGTCAAAGACATTCCCACACTCGGTGTGGAGGAGGAATTCCTTCTGTGCGACCCAGTGACCAAACAGCCCAGATTCCGCAATACCGAAGTTGCGGCCGCGGGCAGGGATCTTGGTGTCGATCTGCAATTGGAGCTCACTCGCTGTCAGGTGGAGACCGCCACGACGGTCGGGCACCATGTCCGTGATCTTCGGGACCAACTGTGGGAGCTTCGCGTTGCCGCCGCCGACGCAGCCGCACGCGCGGGATGTCAGCTACTGGCGGTGGGGACACCGTTCTACGATCCACCGCCGCACGAGACTACTCACACCTCGAGATATCAACGCATGGCCGGTGAATTCGGTGCTCTCACGGCAGGAGTGATGTGCGGCTGCCATGTGCATGTCGGTGTGGAGGGGCGCAAACAGGCCGTTCGGATCATCAATCATCTGCGTCCATGGTTGCCGACTTTGTTGTCCCTGACTGCGAACTCTCCGATCAGTGCCGGCGTCGATACCGGTTATGCCAGTTGGCGTTACATCCAGTACGGGCGATGGCCGAGCTGCGGGCCACCGCCGTATTTCGAGTCGTTGAATCACTACGACACCGCCATTGAAACGATGCTCGAAGCAGGTGTCATCCTGGACCCTCACATGGTCTATTGGGATGTTCGGGTATCGGATCATTTGCCTACCGTGGAGATTCGGATCAGTGATGTTCCAGCCACAGTCGGCGAGACGATCACATATGCCACGCTGGTTCATGCTCTTGTTGTCACCGTGATGAGAGAGATCGCTGCGGGTTGCCCTGCCCCGATCATCGACCAAGAGGTACTACGCGCAGCGTGCTGGCGGGCGGCCCGCGACGGGGTTGCGGGCCGAGCACTGGACATGGATCCTGTGCGCCTGGTGCCCACTCGTCAGCTGGTTCGGCGACTACTCGACTACGTCACACCGATGCTGGCAGAGTTCGGTGAACTCGAGCGGGTTACTGCCTCACTGGAGACAGTATTCGACGAGGGTAATGGGGCGATGGTGCAACGCCGCACTCTGACGCGGTCCGGTATCACCGACGTGATCGACGAATGCGCTCGCCGCACAGCAGGCGGGTGCGATCGACAGACGGACACTGCGCTGTCGTCCTCGTAA
- a CDS encoding Rho termination factor N-terminal domain-containing protein, whose protein sequence is MARRDSQPQLKDQDLYEKLREKGDSKEKAARISNAAASRGRSNVAKTGGRSASYEEWSVDELKRRAKELDLHGYSKLKKSELIDELRNH, encoded by the coding sequence ATGGCTCGTAGGGACTCACAACCGCAACTCAAAGACCAGGACCTCTACGAGAAATTGCGCGAGAAAGGAGATTCCAAGGAGAAGGCGGCGCGGATCTCCAACGCCGCAGCTAGTCGTGGTCGTTCGAATGTCGCCAAAACTGGCGGTCGGTCCGCTTCGTATGAGGAGTGGTCCGTAGACGAATTAAAAAGGCGAGCAAAGGAACTGGATCTACATGGGTACTCGAAGTTGAAGAAAAGCGAGCTTATCGACGAACTTCGCAACCACTGA
- a CDS encoding cytosine permease encodes MSISSGLSANEVPALVVSSQDDPNVLERAAAEDYSLHIVPLSWRSSRLSVSMAWFGLMSAMFWVVVGSTVTLAVGTIDTLIGIALSAVSYGAINSVVSRYAAKTGTSVSLFSRALFGRAGSAFAAALFGVTITYYVVAEGAIVASALHAYLPALPIALCALIVVVYQAPLAMRGVSTWLDKINGVLLPLYLIGLVGSVVWAIVRYGYSNDWLTYEPEGAADLGVPGWWFAYTVYMGVWVVTMMAWDFARFGRPEDAKFNGRVTFGTPFYVMTLLVNAVVGIFLAHTIEIEGALSEESAILGIVSLMGFWGLLWVVVSQTRVNSGNFYLASTNVQNFFARAFNLTLPRVFWLGVVAVVVYVMMLTNVLTWILQALSYQGVIIVSWVAIALTHILVASRGIFPHVPPAEFRPGRVPSINPAGVFAWGASSLVGIMMVAFRGASGAVWAPPVSCVLAAGLYGIALRYSKPSWFTLDRPFDPRDEVADPWESRVQCHRCGDSYIAYEMDRDPSAGHQAICLACASNAPSFLRAAELEAAAHRPV; translated from the coding sequence ATGTCAATTTCATCGGGCTTGAGTGCAAACGAGGTGCCGGCGCTCGTAGTGTCGTCACAGGATGATCCGAATGTATTGGAACGCGCTGCTGCAGAGGATTATTCACTTCATATTGTTCCGCTTTCGTGGCGAAGTAGCCGGCTGTCGGTGTCGATGGCCTGGTTCGGACTCATGAGCGCGATGTTCTGGGTCGTGGTCGGCAGTACGGTTACACTTGCCGTAGGCACGATCGACACGCTGATCGGGATCGCGCTTTCCGCAGTGAGCTACGGCGCGATCAACTCAGTGGTGTCGCGATATGCCGCAAAGACGGGGACAAGCGTCTCGCTGTTCTCCCGCGCGCTGTTCGGGCGAGCCGGCTCCGCTTTCGCGGCTGCGCTTTTCGGCGTCACTATCACGTATTACGTTGTGGCAGAGGGCGCTATCGTCGCGAGTGCGCTTCACGCGTATCTGCCCGCTCTTCCGATTGCTCTGTGCGCCCTGATCGTCGTCGTGTATCAGGCGCCGTTGGCGATGCGTGGTGTGAGTACATGGCTGGACAAGATCAACGGTGTGCTGCTTCCGCTGTATCTCATCGGGCTCGTCGGCTCGGTCGTCTGGGCAATCGTTCGATACGGCTACAGCAACGACTGGCTCACCTACGAACCGGAGGGCGCTGCAGATCTGGGTGTCCCGGGGTGGTGGTTTGCGTACACGGTGTACATGGGTGTGTGGGTTGTCACCATGATGGCATGGGACTTCGCACGCTTCGGACGCCCTGAAGATGCGAAGTTCAACGGACGAGTCACTTTTGGAACCCCCTTTTACGTCATGACGCTTCTCGTGAACGCTGTCGTCGGCATCTTCCTCGCTCACACGATCGAGATCGAAGGAGCGCTGAGCGAGGAGTCGGCGATCCTCGGAATCGTCTCGTTGATGGGATTCTGGGGACTGTTGTGGGTGGTCGTCAGCCAGACTCGGGTGAACTCGGGGAACTTCTACCTGGCGTCGACGAATGTGCAGAACTTTTTCGCGCGAGCATTCAATCTCACTCTGCCGCGGGTTTTCTGGCTCGGTGTCGTCGCTGTGGTCGTGTACGTGATGATGCTGACGAACGTCCTGACATGGATCCTCCAGGCCTTGAGCTACCAAGGCGTCATCATCGTCAGCTGGGTGGCAATTGCACTCACTCACATTCTTGTCGCCTCCCGCGGAATATTTCCTCACGTTCCGCCTGCCGAGTTCCGCCCGGGTCGCGTTCCCTCGATTAATCCGGCAGGGGTGTTCGCATGGGGAGCATCATCTTTGGTGGGCATCATGATGGTCGCCTTCAGAGGAGCGTCGGGTGCAGTGTGGGCGCCACCGGTGAGCTGTGTCTTGGCCGCGGGGCTCTACGGGATCGCGCTCCGGTACTCGAAGCCGAGTTGGTTCACGCTTGATCGTCCGTTCGATCCGCGTGACGAGGTAGCCGATCCGTGGGAGTCGCGCGTGCAGTGTCATCGATGTGGCGACTCGTACATCGCCTACGAGATGGATCGTGATCCGTCTGCCGGGCATCAGGCGATCTGTTTGGCCTGTGCGTCGAATGCACCGAGCTTCCTGCGTGCTGCGGAGTTGGAAGCGGCCGCGCACCGACCGGTATGA
- a CDS encoding hydantoinase B/oxoprolinase family protein has translation MTTSLDPVTFEVLKNAFINTVDQMAEQILRTCYSFVIYSRDFSSAICDTEGNTVMQGTGDIAAHVGTLHYTAKAVIRQFEGDIHPGDVFVINDVYEGGSHFNDTRIIRPIYYQGELLGYAQANGHWADVGGATPGSFNVNALDHMGEGLRIPPTRLWSKDHFLEDVAYLIAKNTRNPRDIIGDMQAQAEATRVAEREIQRLCDKYGVETIKTAMAEVQDYVEDLTRAKIAALPDGVWYTEDYIDQDPGLGEGLIPVTMKMTIKGDTVHYDLSDSHASISSMLNAGFGGSFAGIVAGTKMQFPDIPLNSGFYRVVTADLGPLGSVVNADWPSPCAGFCSGPFEKIMSSVFEIWSDIQPERAMACTFNLEYLLVGGRDGRENGNPNFMWYDWMMGGWGARNGADGYNASAAVFGVQYGTQPFEGQERLAPVLTTCHDLLPDSGGPGKYRGGLGAEKGGRLWASNNTVMSYCCDRERSVTWGLWGGLPSIPHGVWLNKSTENERYLGSIFAAIPIKSGDEFTRPSAGGGGLGDPLQREVDAVLEDVIDGYVSIERAEKDYGVVIKEIDPEVFEYEIDLDATEKARAYIRGNRHAWMERDAHEVSSEYQSGLINEMDCVRQYGVILDWGSGEVLENTTDQFRSMLRRRTIVHWTDDPAVEYVKGTLSVSEVAAL, from the coding sequence ATGACTACATCGCTGGATCCGGTAACCTTCGAAGTTCTCAAGAACGCCTTCATCAATACCGTCGACCAAATGGCGGAGCAGATCCTGCGGACCTGCTATTCCTTTGTCATCTACTCGCGTGACTTCTCGTCGGCAATCTGCGATACCGAGGGCAACACCGTCATGCAGGGGACGGGTGACATCGCGGCGCACGTCGGCACGCTCCACTACACCGCAAAGGCCGTGATCCGTCAGTTCGAAGGGGACATTCATCCCGGAGATGTCTTTGTCATCAACGATGTCTACGAGGGTGGAAGTCACTTCAACGACACACGCATCATCAGGCCCATTTACTACCAGGGCGAACTACTCGGCTATGCGCAGGCCAACGGTCACTGGGCCGACGTGGGCGGCGCGACCCCAGGTTCGTTCAACGTCAACGCTCTCGACCATATGGGCGAGGGATTGCGTATTCCGCCGACGAGGTTGTGGAGCAAGGACCACTTCCTCGAGGATGTTGCCTACCTCATCGCCAAGAACACGCGAAACCCACGCGACATCATCGGGGATATGCAGGCGCAGGCGGAGGCCACTCGGGTAGCCGAGCGCGAAATCCAGCGCCTATGTGACAAATACGGCGTCGAGACTATCAAGACGGCTATGGCTGAGGTTCAGGACTATGTCGAGGATCTGACGCGCGCCAAGATTGCCGCTCTGCCTGATGGCGTCTGGTACACCGAGGACTATATCGATCAGGACCCGGGGTTGGGAGAGGGCCTCATCCCGGTCACGATGAAGATGACCATCAAGGGCGACACGGTTCACTACGACCTGAGTGACTCACATGCTTCCATTTCGTCGATGCTCAATGCCGGATTCGGTGGTTCGTTCGCCGGGATCGTTGCGGGCACAAAGATGCAATTCCCGGACATCCCACTGAATTCCGGGTTCTATCGGGTGGTGACAGCGGACCTCGGCCCGCTCGGCTCGGTGGTCAACGCGGACTGGCCGTCGCCGTGCGCGGGCTTCTGTTCCGGACCGTTCGAGAAGATCATGAGTTCGGTGTTCGAGATCTGGTCGGACATTCAGCCGGAACGCGCAATGGCCTGCACGTTCAACCTCGAGTATCTGCTCGTGGGCGGACGGGACGGGAGAGAGAACGGCAACCCCAATTTCATGTGGTACGACTGGATGATGGGTGGATGGGGCGCCCGAAACGGCGCAGACGGATACAACGCGTCGGCTGCGGTATTCGGAGTCCAGTACGGTACACAGCCTTTCGAGGGACAAGAGCGGCTTGCGCCGGTACTCACCACCTGTCACGATCTGCTTCCCGATTCCGGTGGACCGGGAAAGTACCGAGGTGGGCTCGGTGCTGAGAAGGGCGGCCGCTTGTGGGCAAGTAACAACACCGTGATGTCCTACTGCTGCGACCGCGAGCGGTCCGTCACATGGGGGCTGTGGGGCGGACTGCCGTCCATTCCACACGGAGTGTGGCTCAACAAGAGCACCGAGAACGAGAGATATCTCGGCTCGATCTTCGCCGCGATTCCCATCAAGTCAGGCGACGAGTTCACCCGTCCCTCGGCCGGCGGTGGTGGGCTGGGCGATCCACTGCAACGTGAGGTCGATGCCGTACTGGAAGACGTGATCGACGGTTACGTGAGTATCGAACGTGCCGAGAAGGATTACGGCGTGGTGATCAAGGAGATAGATCCCGAGGTCTTCGAGTACGAGATCGACTTGGATGCAACGGAAAAGGCTCGTGCTTACATCCGCGGCAATCGGCACGCCTGGATGGAACGCGATGCACACGAGGTGTCGTCGGAGTATCAGTCCGGTCTGATCAACGAGATGGACTGCGTCCGCCAGTACGGGGTGATCCTCGACTGGGGTAGCGGTGAAGTGCTCGAGAACACCACCGATCAGTTCCGTTCGATGCTGCGCCGCCGCACGATCGTCCACTGGACCGATGATCCAGCCGTCGAGTACGTCAAGGGAACGCTGTCGGTTTCCGAGGTCGCGGCACTCTGA
- a CDS encoding hydantoinase/oxoprolinase family protein: MTEAISRPAKIRTAVDIGGTFTDVFVQHEDGQITTAKYPTQADPIEGVLAGMRQAGVNWEDVEFFSHGTTIATNALITRKFPKIALVTTEGFRDVIEIRRGDRESWDPYKEVAEPFVPRRHRLTVRERIGYDGTVLEPLDEDQARDVARILERRGIETVAVCFVNSFTNPDHENRMAEILAEELPGVAITTSSDVLPEIFEYERFSTTVANAALVPIIGPYARTLEGRLEENGYKNDVLLLHSGGGVMTPKMAEKYGARLAASGIAAGAIASRHIARMCGYENSIGFDMGGTSTDVSLTDNGVLGTTNMWSVEFGYPICFPSIEVLTIGAGGGSIAWLDGAGSLRNGPQSAGSEPGPACYGAAGDFATNTDANLVLGTVGKKLAGGVKELDESLARNAIEKVAAPLGLDVDTAAQSIIKVANANMADAVRLISIRKGHDPRDFALVGFGGAGPLHAAYLAKDLGIPTVIIPPHPGVTSAMGCMLVDIQHDLTKMYLADAAEADLKHLAKSFRELEVQGRERLTAEHVDAEDMIFEYYLDMRYLGQWRAIAVPVSVPLQSLDEVVATFHATHLKEHNFAAEDGGVEIYRILVRAIGLTPRADVKPAEPVDPADFTPVPTELRHVLFPDEVDRLETPVYDRADLPAGAILSGPCIVDQLDSTTVVPPRTTARVDVWGNLILEYSA, translated from the coding sequence ATGACCGAAGCCATCAGCAGGCCCGCGAAGATTCGCACTGCGGTCGATATCGGTGGAACCTTCACCGATGTGTTCGTCCAGCACGAGGATGGGCAGATCACCACTGCGAAGTACCCGACCCAGGCCGACCCGATCGAAGGCGTGCTTGCCGGAATGAGGCAGGCAGGAGTGAACTGGGAGGACGTCGAGTTCTTCTCGCACGGAACGACGATTGCGACCAATGCGCTCATTACCCGTAAGTTCCCCAAGATTGCACTCGTGACCACAGAGGGTTTTCGCGACGTCATCGAGATTCGCCGCGGTGATCGTGAAAGTTGGGATCCGTACAAGGAAGTCGCTGAGCCCTTTGTTCCCCGCAGGCATCGATTGACGGTGCGCGAGCGTATCGGTTACGACGGTACAGTTCTGGAACCTCTCGACGAAGATCAGGCGCGGGACGTCGCGCGAATCCTCGAGCGACGTGGCATCGAAACCGTGGCCGTGTGCTTCGTAAACTCCTTCACCAATCCCGATCACGAAAACCGTATGGCGGAGATACTCGCCGAGGAGTTACCGGGTGTTGCGATCACGACCTCGAGCGATGTTCTCCCCGAGATCTTCGAGTACGAGCGGTTTTCGACCACCGTGGCGAATGCGGCGTTGGTTCCGATCATCGGGCCGTACGCACGAACGCTGGAGGGGCGCCTCGAAGAGAACGGGTACAAGAACGACGTCCTGCTCCTGCACTCCGGCGGCGGTGTGATGACGCCCAAGATGGCGGAGAAGTACGGAGCGCGACTGGCAGCATCCGGCATTGCTGCGGGCGCCATCGCCAGCCGGCATATTGCGCGAATGTGTGGGTACGAGAATTCGATCGGCTTCGATATGGGTGGCACGTCCACCGACGTTTCGCTGACGGATAACGGGGTGCTCGGAACGACGAACATGTGGAGTGTCGAGTTCGGTTACCCGATCTGTTTCCCCAGCATCGAAGTCCTCACAATCGGCGCCGGTGGAGGTTCGATCGCCTGGTTGGACGGCGCCGGCTCGCTCCGCAACGGGCCGCAGTCGGCAGGTTCGGAGCCCGGTCCCGCATGTTACGGCGCCGCAGGCGATTTCGCGACCAACACGGACGCCAATCTGGTCCTGGGTACAGTCGGTAAGAAGCTGGCCGGCGGAGTCAAGGAACTCGACGAGTCGCTGGCACGTAACGCGATCGAGAAGGTCGCTGCGCCACTCGGCCTGGATGTGGATACGGCCGCGCAGTCGATCATCAAGGTGGCCAACGCCAACATGGCCGATGCTGTCCGTCTCATCTCGATTCGTAAGGGGCATGACCCGCGAGATTTTGCATTGGTCGGATTCGGTGGGGCCGGGCCGCTGCACGCGGCGTACCTCGCCAAGGATCTTGGTATCCCCACGGTGATCATCCCGCCGCACCCGGGAGTGACGTCGGCGATGGGCTGCATGCTCGTGGACATCCAGCACGATCTCACCAAGATGTACTTGGCTGATGCAGCGGAAGCTGATCTGAAGCACTTGGCGAAGTCGTTCCGGGAGCTGGAGGTGCAGGGACGTGAGCGCCTGACTGCTGAGCACGTCGATGCAGAGGACATGATTTTCGAGTACTACCTCGATATGCGGTATCTGGGACAGTGGCGTGCCATCGCAGTTCCGGTGAGCGTTCCGCTACAGAGTCTCGACGAGGTAGTCGCGACGTTCCACGCCACGCATCTCAAGGAGCACAACTTCGCCGCCGAGGACGGCGGTGTGGAAATTTATCGAATCCTGGTGCGCGCCATAGGCCTTACTCCGCGGGCCGATGTCAAGCCTGCCGAGCCCGTTGATCCCGCCGATTTCACGCCGGTGCCGACGGAACTGCGTCACGTTCTGTTTCCTGACGAAGTGGATCGACTCGAAACCCCGGTCTACGACCGTGCCGACCTTCCCGCCGGCGCGATTCTGTCTGGTCCGTGCATTGTCGACCAGTTGGATTCGACCACCGTCGTTCCGCCGCGGACAACAGCCCGTGTCGACGTCTGGGGAAACCTCATCCTCGAATACTCCGCATGA
- a CDS encoding transporter substrate-binding protein yields MKIGMLYSLSGAQAEMEKSILDGALAAVHEVNASGGILGEELTFAVFDDCSEVAMTARGINHLCREESVDVIVGGYTSASRVAMRPAIEDNRSLLMYPTYFEGEETDPRVFYCGAAPNQYLEDYLGWISGALGRRVYVVGSDYIYPRVLGEAIRRLGERWNIETVGNWYAPLGETSFAAVLDDIKRKRPTVIICNLVGRDSTTAFYAQFHQAGFSSASLPIAATATTAIDLGHMPAEISNGHFMAGTYFARIDNDVNASYRQSLIEVRGQHRTHAAQVGAYNAVHALSLAAEQTASLDPADLSDALLCIRFDGNPEGMPFHFRSNHYSAHPSYVGRASGGDYDVIEEFSPRLPEPWWSGSLPLRASR; encoded by the coding sequence GTGAAAATCGGAATGCTGTACTCACTCAGCGGGGCGCAGGCAGAGATGGAGAAGTCCATCCTCGACGGCGCCCTGGCTGCGGTTCACGAAGTCAACGCGAGCGGCGGGATCCTCGGAGAGGAACTGACATTCGCTGTGTTCGACGATTGTTCGGAAGTTGCAATGACGGCACGTGGCATCAACCATCTGTGTCGTGAAGAGTCGGTCGACGTGATTGTCGGCGGGTACACCTCGGCCAGTCGGGTCGCGATGCGCCCGGCAATCGAAGACAACCGATCGTTGCTGATGTACCCCACCTACTTCGAGGGTGAGGAAACCGATCCGCGCGTCTTCTATTGCGGCGCAGCACCAAACCAATACCTCGAGGACTACCTCGGCTGGATTTCCGGCGCTCTCGGACGCCGCGTCTACGTCGTCGGTTCGGACTACATCTACCCTAGAGTTCTCGGCGAGGCGATTCGACGACTCGGCGAACGCTGGAACATCGAGACCGTGGGCAATTGGTATGCGCCGCTGGGTGAAACGTCCTTCGCAGCAGTCCTCGACGACATCAAGCGCAAACGCCCCACCGTGATCATCTGCAACCTGGTCGGACGCGACTCAACCACCGCTTTCTACGCTCAGTTCCACCAAGCCGGTTTCTCGTCTGCTTCCCTACCCATAGCAGCCACCGCCACCACCGCAATCGACCTCGGCCACATGCCGGCCGAAATCAGCAACGGCCATTTCATGGCAGGCACGTACTTCGCCCGAATAGACAACGACGTCAACGCGTCGTACCGGCAATCCCTGATCGAGGTGCGCGGCCAACACCGCACACATGCTGCACAAGTGGGTGCCTACAATGCTGTTCATGCACTGAGCCTGGCGGCCGAGCAAACGGCATCACTCGATCCTGCCGACCTTTCCGACGCACTGCTCTGCATACGATTCGACGGGAATCCCGAGGGAATGCCGTTCCACTTCCGCAGCAATCACTACAGTGCGCACCCGTCGTACGTCGGTCGGGCGTCCGGTGGTGACTACGACGTCATCGAGGAATTCTCACCCAGGCTCCCCGAACCCTGGTGGTCGGGAAGCCTCCCACTCCGCGCGTCGAGATGA
- a CDS encoding CdaR family transcriptional regulator, translated as MATVGDLVDRVGLRSLTPGAVEKARDHSVSTFYEIDSASGTDFGLGAVVYVPAGTWPSLSAPESIPAQLRSGGGVGVVVDNDDFDLPPEFVTECVRQSMPVFLLPKDMHFVQLRETLAPQPAVVPNQDSNSEAVQALIDEFVGKSEVAVWVAMQGCVITGSIVPGVDFPIKILSRNPTSLEGMPSDAAGIHLQLPRSGHAVVLANPNRAQWDVRRVAMLAGQVDARLHALEVTRVARAQSENALIRELVQANVASAALDPWARSLGLEPGIRIRAVSVIASESMPDRIDAVVAGLQDLALHSGGASVSGSYEGNAYALVTMSSSVESVDGSEGFDRQLDVLAALFVERHDCPLFIGTSSCVLRSSDDLVRGLISARQMADRHARSSKPESPSVPLPAPVAATLLATDPRLASVLDRTLLKPVVDYDERKGSQYLATLRTFLALDGQWSATAAELGIHINTLRYRLNRIERLTGRGVHSTADRADFYIALALRESSRRAEWEASRPPGFGEPG; from the coding sequence TTGGCCACGGTAGGCGATCTTGTCGATCGTGTGGGCCTTCGCTCCCTCACGCCCGGAGCTGTCGAGAAAGCGCGAGACCACTCGGTCAGCACCTTCTATGAGATTGACTCGGCGTCGGGCACAGACTTCGGGTTGGGCGCTGTGGTGTACGTCCCCGCGGGGACGTGGCCCTCGCTGTCGGCGCCGGAATCGATTCCCGCCCAGCTGCGGTCGGGAGGAGGCGTTGGTGTGGTCGTCGACAACGACGACTTCGATCTTCCTCCGGAATTCGTGACTGAATGTGTGCGTCAATCGATGCCGGTGTTTCTCTTGCCCAAAGACATGCATTTCGTTCAACTGAGAGAAACGCTCGCGCCACAACCTGCTGTTGTACCGAATCAGGATTCGAACTCAGAGGCCGTGCAGGCACTCATCGACGAATTCGTCGGAAAGAGTGAGGTTGCCGTATGGGTCGCGATGCAGGGGTGTGTCATCACTGGATCGATCGTGCCTGGAGTGGACTTCCCGATCAAGATCCTCTCCCGCAATCCGACTTCGCTCGAGGGGATGCCGAGTGACGCAGCGGGAATTCACCTTCAGCTCCCCCGATCCGGTCATGCTGTGGTCCTGGCGAATCCGAACCGCGCGCAGTGGGACGTACGTCGTGTGGCCATGCTTGCCGGACAGGTCGACGCCCGCCTACATGCATTGGAGGTCACAAGGGTGGCGCGGGCGCAGTCCGAGAATGCGCTGATCCGCGAACTGGTTCAGGCGAACGTGGCATCTGCTGCACTCGATCCGTGGGCACGATCTCTTGGACTTGAACCGGGAATCCGGATCCGCGCTGTTTCTGTAATAGCGTCGGAATCCATGCCAGATCGGATCGATGCCGTAGTTGCCGGGCTTCAGGATCTTGCACTGCATAGCGGTGGAGCTTCTGTGTCCGGATCATACGAAGGCAACGCCTACGCGCTTGTCACGATGAGTAGCAGTGTCGAATCCGTTGATGGTAGTGAAGGTTTCGACCGCCAGCTCGACGTACTGGCGGCATTGTTCGTCGAGCGGCACGATTGCCCGCTGTTTATCGGTACCAGCTCGTGTGTCCTCCGAAGCAGCGATGACCTGGTTCGAGGCCTGATCAGCGCTCGACAGATGGCGGATCGTCACGCTCGCTCGTCGAAACCGGAGAGTCCTTCAGTCCCGCTTCCGGCACCTGTGGCCGCGACTCTGCTTGCCACCGATCCGCGGTTGGCGAGCGTACTCGACCGAACTCTTCTGAAGCCTGTAGTCGACTACGACGAGCGCAAAGGATCGCAGTATTTGGCAACGCTCAGAACATTTCTCGCGTTGGACGGGCAGTGGAGTGCTACGGCGGCAGAATTGGGAATCCACATCAACACACTTCGCTACCGACTGAACCGAATTGAACGCCTGACGGGGCGCGGCGTGCATTCCACTGCTGATCGCGCAGATTTCTATATCGCTCTGGCGCTACGGGAGTCATCTCGACGCGCGGAGTGGGAGGCTTCCCGACCACCAGGGTTCGGGGAGCCTGGGTGA